The sequence below is a genomic window from Salicibibacter cibarius.
GAGCGCCAACCCCATACGCCAGTATAAAATCGATAGATTGTTTTGAAACGCGAAAAACGTAGAGGCGCCCACAATAGGATTTAAGATTGGCATCGACATCATAATGACGACACCAAGATGTAACGGCAATCCTTTACTAATTAATCTTCGTACAACCGGAACAACAGCGCATTCACAGATGGGAAGAAGAATGCCCACCATTGTTGCAGGAAATAGCGCGATCATTGGTGATCTTGGCAATACTCGATGAATCCAATCTTCCTTAACGAACACTTGGACAATGGAAGAAAAAAGGACACCCATAAGTAAAAAAGGAAACGCTTCTAAAACGATGCTTATAAAAATAGAGTGTACCTGTAACCAAGACGCGGGAATAGCTTGAACTTCCTCAAGTGCTTGAAAGGGCTCTGCAAAAATGAGCGCGGCAAAAAATAAAAAGAGGATGAGTATGCCTAGCGAATCTTTTAGAAACGTGCCCCCATGTTGTTTTTTCATAGAATATTAGCCCTCGTCTTTTTTGAATTTTAATAGATACTATGAAAAATGATCGGAAGGTATGACTTTTCGGTTTAGCGAAAAAACATAGAACTGCAGAGCACATTAGAAAACGTTGACTTGTCGCCAAGGATAGCGAAAGTCAACGTTATTTCTTATACTATCATCCGAACAATTTATACATTCTGATAGTGCTAAAAAGCCACCTGAGACAGGTGGCTTTAAAATAAGGGGATAACTTGAGTATAATTCACAATAAGTTTCCTATAAACAATTTTCTTTCCTTAAGGAAAATGTTTAAGTGACCTGCTTGTTTGAAATCATAATGATGCTCAATACGGAAATGGACTGAAAATGATCCATTGGAACAAAGACCCCGTCACCTTCCCAAAAATGACTGCGAATAAGAGCCACATAATGCGATCAACGAGGCCTGTCCTTTTTGCCAAAACAGGAAGCACATTAAGGACTTCCGTCAATGCAGCTGCAAGCGCGCCTACGAACATGCCCGAGAAAATTCCAGTGATGATGGTGCTCAACAGCGGCAAAGAGAAATGAATATTCCACTGTCCAAAAACGGTGAAAATAAAAGATCCAAGGATAACAGCCCATTGATAAGCATGAACATAAGCTTGTGTTCTCGTTAATTGCGTCAAACGTTGAATAACGCCTAAAATCGTCAAAAAAGCAACCAACCCTGCCCCTATAATTAAACCTTCGGAGAATCCGGAAACAATAATAAAAATTGCATCGAGCACATTCATTCGTCTTTTTTGTCCTCCTGCTGCTTATCCATCACGGTATATTCATCTAAATTTTGCTGGTAATTAAACATCTCGACTTCCAATGGGCTCGGTTCTTCATTGAATTTCTTTTTAAATACGCGGTTGAAAAATAGTATCATCCCTAAACCAATCCCAAGTGAATACGGAATCTGGAGTATTAAGGGATACTCATCTTCTTGCCCTGTCAGCATGAAAAACATTTTTTTGTGAACGGCCGACATATTAACGTCTTCATGAAAATGCATAATGGCTAAGCCCGAGCCGAAAAACAACAATAACCAAACAAAACTGACACGCATGAAAGTGGGAGATTTTGAAGATGACACAATTTCCAATATCGTATGATTTTCACCAAGGCTTTCAACATTCATTTCCGGAAACATTTTTTTAATAAAACGAATCACTTGCAGAGAGTCAATGGTGGCAACTCTCCCATCATTTTCGGACACTGTATAGATTGGCGTCTCCAATAGTTCCCCCGGCTCGTTGGAGGGAAGAATATATTGTGCGATATCTTGTAAATAGACGGATTGATCAGGATTAACCTTTACCCGTGGGTATAAACGTATGTATATAAGCCTCTCCATTTATCCTTCCTCCAAGTCTGCGATATGCGACCATATATGTAGAATGTGTACATTAGTGTCGGACTATGCGTATTTACGTGTTCGTAAAAAAACCTCCTACATTGGCAGAAAAAGTGTTTTCTTCCAATCCAGGAGGGTATGGGCCGTTCTTTCAGCTGTAGGCTTTCCAAAAATTTGTTCTACAAGATACATTGCCATGTTTATTCCGGAAGAAACGCCGGCAGAGGATATAAGATTATGAGTATGAACGACTTTGCTGACCGATAAAACCTGAATATGAGGATACTTTGCTTGTAGGTCTTTCACAGCAAGATGATGCGTTGTTGCCTTTTTTCCATCCAGCAATCCAGTTGCTCCCAAGATATACGTGCCAGTGCAAACAGAACATATATAGTCACTATTTTTGTGTTTAATAATCCAATCTTTTACCTTTTGATTCTTAGCCACAGATTGAACCGCCTTCAAAGGCCCCCTTGGAATGATGAGAATATCTATTTCAGGAGCATTAACAATGCTAAAATCAGGCATGATTTTTACTCCTGAATGAGTTCTTATTCGTTGTCCAAACTCTGTAATAGTGAATATCTCAACTTGATCACCTTTATTGTATGAAGTGAAAGATAACACTTCTGCAAGACCGACAAAATCTAAACTATCTACATAATCATAAAGAAAAATGCCTACTTTTCTTATTGTCATCTAAAATCACACCTTTGATCGTTATTATAGCATCCCTCTCGCAAAGCATAATTTTTTTGCACATGGGCAAAATTCAAATAAACGACATAGGAGTGTGTGCTGATGGTCGCCGTTTCTGTTTTATTGATGATTGGGGGTTTACTGATTATTAATGGCGTTTATGCTTATCATTCCAAACACATTGATGCTCATTTTCTTTCAACTCTATGGTACTACGTGAAAATACTTCCCTTGTTGCTTAGTTCCATATTGATGATTGGATACGGTGTTAAATTTTTAACAAACAGTTTTCATCATCTCACGTTTGCGCTCATTGTCTCAAAAGGTTTGGAAATTTTAGCAAGTGTATTAATTGGTTATCTCTTCCTTAAAGAAATCCCCACTTGGCGAACAGGACTGGGGATTGGAATCATTCTAATTGGATTTTGGGTTGTAAAAGGAAAATGAGAAAAGAGGATATGGCCATGACCCCTTTTCTCAAGATCCATCAATTGGAGAAGTATTCACCCATTAATAGTATAACGGATAATGATTTGGTTGTAAACAATTATTTTTCCTTAGGGAAACTTTCTCTTTAGATGCACGATGAAATTTATACAAATCGATTATTTTTTATTGACAAATCATTCTCCCGGGAATACCATGTAACTATAAGTTGCACAGAGGAAACATTTATTGCTTATGCAAAATTGTTTGTCCTAAAGAAATTTTTTGCTTTACTCTCGTGCTCAGCTTGCAAAACATAGAAGAAATGGGGAGTGGAAATTGAAGAAGCCAACTGTTATCTTTTTATCTGCATTTACAAGCATGGGGGTGTTGCTAGCCGCTTGTAGCGATGAAGAATCGACTGCGGAGGGAGACGATTCCGCGGAAGGGGAAGAAGAAACCACGGGGGATGGTCCCATCCAAGTGACATCGACGACTAGCCAAATCAGTGATATCGTGGAAAATGTCGGCGGGGAACACGTAGACAACACCGGGTTAATGGGACCCGGCATTGACCCGCACGATTATGAAGCTTCCCAGGGAGACGTAGAAACGCTGGATGAAGCGGATGTTATTTTTTGGAATGGATTGAACTTGGAAGAACAAATGGCGGATATGTTGGAACAAATGGCGAATGATCAACCGGTGTACGAATTGGGGGAAAATGTTCCGGACGAAGATATTCTAGAGGATGAAGAAGAAGCCGGAACGCCTGATCCACACATTTGGTTTGACCCTGAAATTTGGGCTGATGCGGCGGTTGAAGGGGTCGCAGATGGTTTAGCAGAGGCCGATCCTGAAAATGCGGATGACTATCGAGCAAACGCAGAAGCGTATATCGATGAACTCGATGGACTGCAAGAATGGGCTCAAGATCGGGTCGAAGATATTGACGAAGAAAGCCGCGTGCTTGTGACCGCCCATGACGCATTCCAATACTTCGGTGACGCCGTAGGCATGGAAGTGATGGGTCTGCAAGGCATTAGTACAGAGGCCGAGGTCGGGCTAAGCGATGTGCAGGATGTTATTGATGAAATGATTGAACGGGATGTTAACGCGCTTTTTTCCGAAACGAGTGTTGACGATAGTGCCGTTGACGCTGTCATCGAAGGTGCGCAAGAACAAGGACACGAGGTTGAAAACGGCGGTGCGCTTTATTCCGATGCGATGGGAGAACCCGACACTGAAGAGGGTACGTATGTCGGGATGTACGAAGCGAATGTCAATCAAATCGTGGAAGCCTTGGAATAAGTGAATGATAGCGGGGAGGGAAGCGTTCGAGGTCCGCTTCCCCCCGCCTATTTTCTGAGACCATTAATTATTCGAAGGAGGAACGTAACATCATGAATCCAATAACTGCAACGAACGTTACCGTTGCCTATCACCGCAAACCGGTCCTCCAAAGTATTAATTTTGAGGCACCGGAAGGCAAACTTATCGGCATCATCGGTCCCAATGGAGCGGGAAAATCAACATTGTTGAAGTCGATTCTCGGTCTTGTGCCAAAGGCCTCCGGTGAAGTAAACATTTATGGAAAAGCCTACCGTAAGCAACGGCAAAAGGTCGGTTATGTTCCGCAAAGGGGTTCGGTCGACTGGGATTTTCCGACGAATGCTCTCGACGTCGTGCTCATGGGGCGATATGGGCAGATCGGTATGTTTCGCAGAGTAAAAAAGAAGGACCGTAGAGAAGCCATGTCCTGTCTTGAAAAAGTCGGCATGGATCAGTACGCAAACCGGCAAATCAGCCAGTTGTCGGGTGGCCAGCAACAGCGTGTGTTTCTCGCCCGCGCACTCGCGCAAAACGCGCAAGTCTATTTTATGGATGAACCGTTTGTCGGCGTAGATGCCGCTACGGAGAAAGCGATTATCCAGCTATTAAGCGAGCTAAAAGACCAAGGGAAAACCGTTCTCGTCGTTCATCATGATTTGCAAACCGTCCGGGACTATTTTGACTGGATCATGCTGCTAAATGTCCGGAAAATCGCTTTCGGGCCAACGGCGGAAACGTTTAAAAAAGATCTTTTGCAAAAAACATATGGCGGCAAATTAACACTCCTCGACCAGGAAGAAGAACAGGGAGTGACCACACTTGCTTGAAATACTCTCTTACCCGAATGTCCAATGGGTGCTCTTCGCGACCGCCACGCTCGGAATCGCCAGTGGAGTGCTCGGAAGTTTCGCGCTGTTGCGCCGGCAAAGCTTGGTCAGTGACGCCATGAGTCACGCTGCCCTCCCCGGCATTTGCATCGCATTTCTCATCGTCGGTGAAAAAATGATGGGCGCCTTGTTGTTGGGAGCAGGATTGACGGCTTATTTGGGGACGTATTGCATTCAAA
It includes:
- a CDS encoding stage V sporulation protein AB, translating into MNVLDAIFIIVSGFSEGLIIGAGLVAFLTILGVIQRLTQLTRTQAYVHAYQWAVILGSFIFTVFGQWNIHFSLPLLSTIITGIFSGMFVGALAAALTEVLNVLPVLAKRTGLVDRIMWLLFAVIFGKVTGSLFQWIIFSPFPY
- a CDS encoding stage V sporulation protein AA encodes the protein MERLIYIRLYPRVKVNPDQSVYLQDIAQYILPSNEPGELLETPIYTVSENDGRVATIDSLQVIRFIKKMFPEMNVESLGENHTILEIVSSSKSPTFMRVSFVWLLLFFGSGLAIMHFHEDVNMSAVHKKMFFMLTGQEDEYPLILQIPYSLGIGLGMILFFNRVFKKKFNEEPSPLEVEMFNYQQNLDEYTVMDKQQEDKKDE
- a CDS encoding DJ-1/PfpI family protein is translated as MTIRKVGIFLYDYVDSLDFVGLAEVLSFTSYNKGDQVEIFTITEFGQRIRTHSGVKIMPDFSIVNAPEIDILIIPRGPLKAVQSVAKNQKVKDWIIKHKNSDYICSVCTGTYILGATGLLDGKKATTHHLAVKDLQAKYPHIQVLSVSKVVHTHNLISSAGVSSGINMAMYLVEQIFGKPTAERTAHTLLDWKKTLFLPM
- a CDS encoding metal ABC transporter solute-binding protein, Zn/Mn family encodes the protein MKKPTVIFLSAFTSMGVLLAACSDEESTAEGDDSAEGEEETTGDGPIQVTSTTSQISDIVENVGGEHVDNTGLMGPGIDPHDYEASQGDVETLDEADVIFWNGLNLEEQMADMLEQMANDQPVYELGENVPDEDILEDEEEAGTPDPHIWFDPEIWADAAVEGVADGLAEADPENADDYRANAEAYIDELDGLQEWAQDRVEDIDEESRVLVTAHDAFQYFGDAVGMEVMGLQGISTEAEVGLSDVQDVIDEMIERDVNALFSETSVDDSAVDAVIEGAQEQGHEVENGGALYSDAMGEPDTEEGTYVGMYEANVNQIVEALE
- a CDS encoding metal ABC transporter ATP-binding protein, with the protein product MNPITATNVTVAYHRKPVLQSINFEAPEGKLIGIIGPNGAGKSTLLKSILGLVPKASGEVNIYGKAYRKQRQKVGYVPQRGSVDWDFPTNALDVVLMGRYGQIGMFRRVKKKDRREAMSCLEKVGMDQYANRQISQLSGGQQQRVFLARALAQNAQVYFMDEPFVGVDAATEKAIIQLLSELKDQGKTVLVVHHDLQTVRDYFDWIMLLNVRKIAFGPTAETFKKDLLQKTYGGKLTLLDQEEEQGVTTLA